A single genomic interval of Orcinus orca chromosome 19, mOrcOrc1.1, whole genome shotgun sequence harbors:
- the MFAP4 gene encoding microfibril-associated glycoprotein 4 isoform X1: MRNQNPERCSNLPKGTQPAPDSTPGASILERPLHRFLLSAAAPRGAWCRHAPHLGPQRGPRPGEAPAPRPLERPGPSSLLQVFQKRFNGSVSFFRGWNDYKLGFGRADGEYWLGLQNLHLLTLKQKYELRVDLEDFENNTAFAKYAEFSISPNAVSAEEDGYSLHVAGFEDGGAGDSLSYHSGQKFSTFDRDQDLFVQNCAALSSGAFWFRSCHFANLNGFYLGGSHLSYANGINWAQWKGFYYSLKRTEMKIRRA; encoded by the exons ATGAGGAACCAAAACCCAGAGAGGtgcagtaacttgcccaagggcacacagccggCGCCGGACTCAACCCCAGGCGCCTCAATTCTAGAACGCCCCCTTCACCGCTTCCTGCTCTCGGCAGCCGCTCCCCGAGGGGCCTGGTGCCGGCACGCGCCTCACCTCGGCCCCCAGCGTGGTCCTCGCCCGGGTGAGGCCCCAGCCCCCCGGCCCCTCGAGCGTCCAGGCCCATCCTCTCTGCTCCAGGTTTTCCAGAAGAGATTCAACGGCTCAGTGAGCTTCTTCCGGGGCTGGAACGACTACAAGCTGGGCTTTGGCCGCGCCGATGGGGAGTACTGGCTGG ggctgcagAACCTGCACCTCCTGACACTGAAGCAGAAGTATGAGCTGCGGGTGGACCTGGAGGACTTCGAGAACAACACGGCCTTCGCCAAGTACGCCGAATTCTCCATCTCGCCCAACGCAGTCAGCGCCGAGGAGGACGGCTACAGCCTCCACGTGGCGGGCTTCGAGGACGGCGGGGCAG GCGACTCCCTGTCCTACCACAGCGGCCAGAAGTTCTCCACCTTCGACCGGGACCAGGACCTCTTCGTGCAGAACTGCGCGGCCCTCTCGTCGGGCGCCTTCTGGTTCCGCAGCTGCCACTTCGCCAACCTCAACGGCTTCTACCTCGGCGGCTCCCACCTCTCCTACGCCAACGGCATCAACTGGGCCCAGTGGAAGGGCTTCTACTACTCCCTCAAGCGCACCGAGATGAAGATCCGCCGGGCCTGA
- the MFAP4 gene encoding microfibril-associated glycoprotein 4 isoform X2 — protein sequence MKALLALPLLLLLCTGPCVPQLLGIRGDALERSCLQQPLDCDDIYAQGYQADGVYLIYPSGPSVPVPVFCDMTTEGGKWTVFQKRFNGSVSFFRGWNDYKLGFGRADGEYWLGLQNLHLLTLKQKYELRVDLEDFENNTAFAKYAEFSISPNAVSAEEDGYSLHVAGFEDGGAGDSLSYHSGQKFSTFDRDQDLFVQNCAALSSGAFWFRSCHFANLNGFYLGGSHLSYANGINWAQWKGFYYSLKRTEMKIRRA from the exons ATGAAG GCCCTTCTGGctctgccgctgctgctgcttctctgcaCTGGCCCCTGCGTCCCCCAACTCTTGGGGATCCGGGGAGATG ctctgGAGAGGTCATGCCTACAGCAGCCCCTGGACTGCGACGACATCTACGCCCAGGGCTACCAGGCGGACGGCGTGTACCTCATCTACCCCTCGGGCCCCAGCGTGCCTGTGCCCGTCTTCTGTGACATGACCACCGAGGGTGGAAAGTGGACG GTTTTCCAGAAGAGATTCAACGGCTCAGTGAGCTTCTTCCGGGGCTGGAACGACTACAAGCTGGGCTTTGGCCGCGCCGATGGGGAGTACTGGCTGG ggctgcagAACCTGCACCTCCTGACACTGAAGCAGAAGTATGAGCTGCGGGTGGACCTGGAGGACTTCGAGAACAACACGGCCTTCGCCAAGTACGCCGAATTCTCCATCTCGCCCAACGCAGTCAGCGCCGAGGAGGACGGCTACAGCCTCCACGTGGCGGGCTTCGAGGACGGCGGGGCAG GCGACTCCCTGTCCTACCACAGCGGCCAGAAGTTCTCCACCTTCGACCGGGACCAGGACCTCTTCGTGCAGAACTGCGCGGCCCTCTCGTCGGGCGCCTTCTGGTTCCGCAGCTGCCACTTCGCCAACCTCAACGGCTTCTACCTCGGCGGCTCCCACCTCTCCTACGCCAACGGCATCAACTGGGCCCAGTGGAAGGGCTTCTACTACTCCCTCAAGCGCACCGAGATGAAGATCCGCCGGGCCTGA
- the MAPK7 gene encoding mitogen-activated protein kinase 7 isoform X2 — protein MGWCPPRAAASPQVAIKKIPNAFDVVTNAKRTLRELKILKHFKHDNIIAIKDILRPTVPYGEFKSVYVVLDLMESDLHQIIHSSQPLTLEHVRYFLYQLLRGLKYMHSAQVIHRDLKPSNLLVNENCELKIGDFGMARGLCTSPAEHQYFMTEYVATRWYRAPELMLSLHEYTQAIDLWSVGCIFGEMLARRQLFPGKNYVHQLQLIMMVLGTPSPAVIQAVGAERVRAYIQSLPPRQPVPWETVYPGADRQALSLLGRMLRFEPSARISAAAALRHPFLAKYHDPDDEPDCAPPFDFAFDREALTRERIKEAIVAEIEDFHARREGIRQQIRFQPSLQPVASEPGCPDVEMPSPWAPSGDCAMESPPPAPLPCPGPAPDTIDLTLQPPPPASEPAPPKREGAISDNTKAALKAALLKSLRSRLRDGPSAPLEAPEPRKPVTAQERQREREEKRRRRQERAKEREKRRQERERKERGAGASGGPSADPLAGLVLSDNDRSLLERWTRMARPPAPAPTPPPARPRSPPAAPPPQPACLPAGPAAAPPQTTASSGLLAPQPLGAPPGLPGASAPSVLPYFPSGPPPPDPGGAPQPSTSESPDVTLVTQQLSKSQVEDPLPPVFSGTPKGSGAGYGVGFDLEEFLNQSFDMGVADGPQDGQADSASLSASLLADWLEGHGINPADIESLQREIQMDSPMLLADLPDLQEP, from the exons CTATGTGGTTCTGGACCTGATGGAGAGTGACCTGCACCAGATCATCCACTCCTCACAGCCGTTGACGCTGGAGCATGTGCGCTACTTCCTGTACCAGCTGCTGCGGGGCCTCAAGTACATGCACTCGGCTCAGGTCATCCATCGCGACCTCAAGCCCTCCAACCTGCTGGTGAACGAGAACTGCGAGCTCAAGATCGGGGACTTTGGCATGGCCCGAGGCTTGTGCACCTCGCCCGCCGAGCACCAGTACTTCATGACCGAGTATGTGGCCACGCGCTGGTACCGTGCCCCCGAACTCATGCTCTCGCTGCACGAGTACACGCAGGCTATCGACCTGTGGTCCGTGGGCTGCATCTTTGGGGAGATGCTGGCCCGCCGCCAGCTCTTCCCAGGCAAAAACTATGTGCACCAGCTGCAGCTCATCATGATGGTGCTGGGTACCCCGTCGCCGGCCGTGATTCAGGCCGTTGGGGCTGAGAGGGTGCGGGCCTACATCCAGAGCCTGCCGCCACGCCAGCCTGTGCCCTGGGAGACGGTGTACCCGGGTGCCGACCGCCAGGCCCTCTCCCTGCTGGGGCGCATGCTGCGTTTTGAGCCCAGTGCCCGCATCTCAGCAGCTGCCGCCCTTCGCCACCCCTTCCTGGCCAAGTACCACGACCCCGATGACGAGCCTGACTGCGCCCCGCCCTTTGACTTTGCCTTTGACCGCGAAGCCCTCACACGGGAACGCATTAAGGAGGCTATCGTGGCCGAGATCGAAGACTTCCACGCACGGCGCGAGGGCATCCGCCAGCAGATCCGCTTCCAGCCTTCCCTACAGCCTGTGGCCAGTGAGCCCGGCTGCCCCGATGTTGAGATGCCCAGTCCCTGGGCTCCCAGTGGGGATTGTGCCATGGAGTCCCCTCCGCCGGCCCCACTGCCGTGCCCTGGCCCTGCGCCCGACACCATCGATCTGACCCTGCAGCCGCCCCCGCCGGCCAGTGAACCAGCCCCTCCAAAGAGGGAGGGAGCCATCTCAGACAACACCAAGGCTGCCCTCAAGGCCGCCCTGCTCAAGTCCTTGCGGAGCCGGCTCCGAG ATGGCCCCAGCGCCCCCCTGGAAGCTCCCGAGCCTCGGAAGCCGGTGACAGCCCAGGAGCGCCAGCGGGAGCGGGAGGAGAAGCGGCGGCGACGGCAGGAGCGGGCCAAGGAGCGGGAGAAGCGGCGGCAGGAGCGGGAGCGCAAGGAGCGGGGCGCCGGGGCCTCCGGGGGCCCCTCCGCCGACCCCCTGGCTGGCCTCGTGCTCAGCGACAACGACCGCAGCCTGCTGGAGCGCTGGACTCGCAtggcccggcccccggcccctgcGCCCACGCCGCCCCCCGCCCGGCCCCGCAGCCCGCCTGCGGCCCCCCCGCcacagcctgcctgcctgcccgctGGGCCTGCGGCTGCTCCACCCCAGACCACCGCCTCCTCCGGCCTCCTGGCCCCCCAGCCGCTGGGGGCCCCCCCTGGGCTGCCTGGCGCCAGCGCCCCGAGCGTTCTGCCTTACTTCCCCTCTGGCCCACCCCCTCCAGACCCCGGGGGGGCCCCTCAGCCCTCCACCTCCGAATCACCCGACGTCACCCTGGTGACCCAGCAGCTGTCCAAGTCGCAG GTGGAGGACCCCTTGCCCCCCGTGTTCTCCGGCACCCCAAAGGGCAGTGGAGCGGGCTATGGCGTTGGCTTTGACCTGGAGGAATTCCTAAACCAGTCTTTCGACATGGGCGTGGCTGACGGGCCACAGGACGG CCAGGCCGACTCAGCCTCGCTCTCAGCCTCCCTGCTCGCCGACTGGCTCGAGGGCCACGGCATAAACCCTGCTGACATCGAGTCCCTGCAGCGTGAGATCCAGATGGACTCCCCCATGCTGCTGGCTGACCTGCCTGACCTCCAGGAGCCCTGA